One part of the Hydra vulgaris chromosome 01, alternate assembly HydraT2T_AEP genome encodes these proteins:
- the LOC136074001 gene encoding NACHT, LRR and PYD domains-containing protein 12-like → MSAELKKYYLKYYGKIGELQPLLKASANVDLIQKFVDLCVVNAANAQLDAVFSVERKDFLEKQMNYTPIPYSEIFTKEKSVILISGIAGIGKTWLLRKCLLDWSNGLIWKNVELVFYLECRRLNQHQNISNINELLNVFYKDIVNDINISNDTALFIIDGLDEFKYMNELINSSLTCNYPIVNALKEVQKYKHVIAGRVYAIDQYQSLSPKHSDKLIIQIMGFNENGINNFVENHVVEEKKEVVKTTLKESPIAKAMASVPFYLSSMCKIIGDSKKIDSNSFLTMTDLYANIFLYFLREHSIKKNKLVHEIMEDSSNKKCILNICKIAYKLFVENKIIFSKEEIQDFYSDFDKNEGNYLGFIEKIETDLGCYYQFAHLTIMEFCASVYAYNCLSNKEVMANERLKSCLSMICGLANKNQNSLIKFLVNLNPLNESWFSRFSKSS, encoded by the coding sequence ATGTCGgctgaactaaaaaaatattatcttaaatattATGGGAAAATTGGTGAACTTCAACCATTATTAAAAGCATCTGCAAATGTTGATCtgatacaaaaatttgttgatctATGTGTTGTTAATGCAGCGAATGCTCAATTGGATGCTGTTTTTAGTGTTGAACGAAAAGATTTTCTTGAAAAGCAAATGAATTATACACCAATTCCATATAGTGaaatatttacaaaagaaaaatcagtaatattaatatctggaatagctggtattggaaaaacatggttgcttagaaaatgtttgcttgattggtcaaatggtttaatttggaaaaatgttgAACTTGTGTTTTATTTGGAATGTAGGAGGCTTAATCaacatcaaaatatttctaatattaatgaaTTGCTAAATGTTTTCTACAAAGATATTGTTAATGACATTAACATTAGTAATGATACTGCACTGTTTATAATTGATGGattagatgaatttaaatatatgaatgAGTTAATAAATTCAAGTTTAACTTGTAACTATCCTATTGTTAATGCTttaaaagaagttcaaaaatacaaacatgtTATTGCTGGTAGAGTTTATGCAATAGATCAGTACCAAAGTCTATCTCCAAAACATAGCGACAAGTTAATCATTCAAATAATGGGGTTTAATGAAAatggaataaataattttgtagaAAATCATGTTGTGGAAGAAAAAAAGGAAGTagtaaaaacaacattaaaggAGTCTCCCATTGCAAAAGCCATGGCATCTGTTCCATTTTATTTGTCTTCGATGTGTAAAATTATAggggattcaaaaaaaatagattcaaaTTCTTTCTTAACAATGACAGAtttgtatgcaaatatttttttatattttttacgaGAACACagtattaaaaagaataaattagtTCATGAGATAATGGAAGATAGttccaataaaaaatgtattttgaatatttgcaaaattgcatataaattgtttgttgaaaataaaataattttttccaaagaagaaattcaagatttttatagtgactttgataaaaatgaagGTAATTATTTAGGATTTATAGAAAAGATTGAAACAGATCTAGGTTGTTATTATCAATTTGCACATTTGACAATAATGGAGTTTTGTGCATctgtatatgcatataattgTTTAAGTAATAAAGAGGTTATGGCCAATGAGAGGCTGAAGAGTTGCTTATCGATGATTTGTGGATTAGCCAATAAAAACCAAAACAGTTTAATTAAGTTTCTTGTTAACCTGAATCCTTTGAATGAATCTTGGTTTTCACGTTTTAGTAAGTCATCTTAG